From Hymenobacter monticola, one genomic window encodes:
- a CDS encoding efflux RND transporter periplasmic adaptor subunit, with protein sequence MNKIASLVLLLGLTLAGCGADKKEEADAETAATEGKEAGGEAEGEDASDVVTLSVAEQQAAGLKTARLADRPMGAGLAVTGTLDVPPESAVSITAPLGGFVDNTELLQGARVRKGEVLATIRNPEFVTLQQDYLETRARLEYARTELARQKELYEQEVAPQKNYQRAQADYNALRVQTNAQAARLRLAGLPVGGKMVTTAAIRAPRAGFVRAVNVTVGQAVTATDALFEIVDPDHLHVELTVFERDVARVQKGQLIRFTLASDSTGTRRERTARVYLVGKAIGEDRTVRVHGHLDQENDPTLLPGLYVRAMIETGRTQAPTLPDAALVRFEGKNYAFAVVAAGRYRMVPVTLGRSEDSFTEITLPEGVPATSSFVTDGAYSLLAKMKNAEEEE encoded by the coding sequence ATGAATAAGATTGCATCCCTGGTGCTGCTGCTAGGCCTGACCCTGGCCGGCTGCGGTGCCGATAAGAAAGAAGAGGCGGACGCGGAAACCGCCGCCACCGAAGGCAAGGAAGCCGGCGGTGAAGCGGAAGGCGAAGATGCTTCCGATGTCGTGACCCTCTCCGTGGCCGAGCAGCAGGCCGCCGGCCTGAAAACCGCCCGTCTGGCCGACCGGCCCATGGGCGCGGGCCTGGCCGTGACCGGCACGCTGGACGTGCCCCCGGAAAGCGCCGTGTCCATCACAGCCCCACTGGGCGGCTTCGTGGACAACACCGAATTGCTGCAAGGAGCCCGCGTACGCAAGGGCGAAGTGTTGGCCACCATCCGCAACCCGGAGTTTGTGACGTTGCAGCAAGACTACCTCGAAACCCGCGCCCGCCTGGAATACGCCCGCACCGAACTGGCCCGCCAGAAAGAGCTGTATGAGCAGGAGGTAGCACCCCAGAAAAACTACCAGCGTGCCCAGGCCGACTACAACGCCCTGCGCGTGCAGACCAATGCCCAGGCCGCCCGGCTGCGGCTGGCGGGCCTGCCCGTCGGCGGCAAGATGGTCACGACCGCTGCCATTCGCGCCCCCCGGGCCGGCTTCGTGCGGGCCGTGAACGTGACTGTGGGCCAAGCCGTGACGGCCACCGACGCCCTGTTTGAGATTGTAGACCCTGACCACCTGCACGTCGAACTGACGGTGTTCGAGCGCGACGTGGCCCGCGTGCAGAAAGGCCAGCTGATTCGCTTTACTCTGGCCAGCGACTCCACCGGCACCCGCCGGGAGCGCACGGCCCGGGTGTACCTGGTCGGCAAAGCCATTGGCGAAGACCGCACCGTGCGCGTGCACGGCCACCTCGACCAGGAAAACGACCCCACGCTATTGCCCGGACTCTACGTGCGGGCCATGATTGAAACCGGCCGCACCCAGGCCCCCACGCTGCCCGATGCCGCCCTGGTGCGCTTCGAGGGCAAGAATTACGCCTTCGCCGTGGTAGCCGCCGGGCGCTACCGTATGGTGCCCGTGACGCTGGGCCGCAGCGAAGACAGCTTCACGGAAATCACCCTGCCGGAAGGAGTACCGGCCACAAGCAGCTTCGTCACGGATGGGGCTTATTCCCTGCTGGCCAAGATGAAAAACGCCGAGGAAGAGGAATAG
- a CDS encoding exonuclease domain-containing protein — protein sequence MKFIAIDFETATADRDSACEIGLAFVEDGQVTDTRSWLVKPPSYPYFDSFNISIHGIHPADVADQPTWAELWPELQPLLEGQLLVAHNAGFDFSVMRRTLEAYELPFPSLHYVCSYIFSKKVWTGLPAYDLHTLCKFHGIPLQHHRAASDAQACAQLALKTFAHAGVTCQDDFAEKLLTNIGQLHSDGYNPCVTRRIYPSKDLSLIKGDPAKHKPDNLFYGRSVVFTGTLSSMQRASAQQLIADIGGINSNGVTKDTCFLVVGQQDYRIVGDDGMSSKQEKAVKLIEKGAGLEILSEVDFLRNL from the coding sequence ATGAAGTTCATTGCTATTGATTTTGAAACCGCTACGGCTGACCGCGACAGCGCGTGCGAAATAGGCCTAGCTTTCGTGGAAGACGGTCAGGTAACCGATACTAGGTCGTGGTTGGTAAAGCCTCCCTCTTATCCCTATTTCGACTCATTTAACATCTCCATCCACGGCATCCACCCCGCCGATGTAGCTGACCAGCCTACCTGGGCCGAGCTGTGGCCCGAATTGCAGCCGCTACTGGAAGGGCAGCTGTTGGTGGCGCACAATGCGGGCTTCGATTTCAGCGTGATGCGCCGGACGTTGGAAGCGTACGAACTGCCTTTTCCTTCGCTGCATTATGTCTGCAGCTATATTTTCTCTAAAAAAGTATGGACTGGGCTACCCGCCTATGACCTGCATACGCTCTGTAAATTTCACGGCATCCCCTTGCAGCATCACCGCGCAGCCAGCGATGCACAAGCTTGCGCGCAGCTGGCATTGAAAACCTTTGCTCACGCCGGCGTAACGTGTCAAGACGACTTTGCTGAAAAGCTGCTAACCAACATCGGGCAGCTACATTCAGACGGCTACAACCCTTGCGTAACGCGGCGCATCTACCCTTCTAAAGACTTAAGCCTGATTAAGGGGGACCCAGCCAAGCATAAGCCCGACAACCTGTTCTATGGCCGCAGCGTGGTGTTCACCGGCACGCTCTCGTCCATGCAGCGCGCCAGTGCGCAGCAGCTTATTGCCGACATCGGCGGGATTAACAGCAATGGTGTCACGAAGGACACGTGCTTTCTGGTAGTTGGGCAGCAGGATTATCGCATCGTCGGTGATGACGGTATGAGCAGCAAGCAGGAGAAAGCCGTTAAGCTCATCGAAAAAGGCGCTGGGTTGGAAATACTATCTGAAGTAGACTTCCTTCGTAATCTGTAG
- a CDS encoding helix-turn-helix transcriptional regulator, with amino-acid sequence MPTNKNAQNRYIIIDTCLRRRNRVWTIEDLLQAVSDDYVETTAAGSGVCMRTLKEDLHNMRLPTHYNAPIKYTRRLGYHYSDPEYSIFKSSLTSEDLVLLHQSLHTLKALRGLGLTDDLDELIQRLERQLPSISAAASPILQLEAAPDYTGTPYLKPLYLAIRDKTPLVVHYQSYRAAQTTPEEVHPYLLKAYNGRWYLIGFNEAKGPHLQNYALDRIKQLTGSQAAFRTSDVDFSTYYESIIGVTIPEQSAGVETIRLHIAAGRAPYVRTKALHASQVILHDTAAGLEIELRLIINQELKTLLLSFGPDLRVLEPSTLRSSMKRLLRKAALNYE; translated from the coding sequence ATGCCGACCAATAAGAACGCCCAGAACCGATACATCATCATTGATACTTGCCTGCGGCGTCGTAACCGCGTCTGGACTATTGAAGACCTACTGCAGGCAGTAAGTGACGATTATGTCGAGACGACAGCGGCCGGGAGCGGCGTTTGTATGCGTACCCTCAAAGAAGATTTGCATAACATGCGTTTACCCACGCATTACAATGCTCCTATAAAGTACACACGCCGACTAGGCTATCATTATTCCGACCCTGAATACTCTATTTTCAAAAGCTCGCTTACGAGTGAAGACCTTGTGCTTCTCCATCAAAGTCTGCATACACTAAAGGCGTTACGAGGCTTGGGGTTAACTGATGATTTAGACGAATTGATTCAGCGGTTGGAGCGACAACTGCCCAGTATCAGCGCCGCGGCGAGCCCTATTCTCCAACTTGAGGCGGCCCCTGATTACACTGGAACGCCCTATTTGAAACCCTTATACCTAGCCATTCGGGATAAGACTCCGCTGGTGGTGCACTACCAGTCTTACCGAGCAGCGCAGACTACGCCCGAGGAAGTCCACCCCTATTTACTCAAGGCATACAATGGACGCTGGTATCTGATTGGGTTTAACGAAGCTAAAGGGCCCCACCTGCAGAACTATGCCCTTGACCGAATTAAACAGCTGACCGGTAGTCAGGCGGCATTCCGCACTTCTGATGTTGATTTCAGTACCTACTATGAGTCTATCATCGGAGTGACAATACCAGAGCAGTCTGCCGGCGTTGAAACCATTCGCCTTCATATTGCTGCGGGACGGGCACCTTACGTGCGAACCAAAGCGCTGCATGCCAGCCAAGTCATTCTTCATGACACGGCGGCAGGACTTGAGATAGAGTTACGCTTGATTATCAATCAGGAATTGAAAACCCTGCTGCTTAGCTTCGGCCCAGACTTGCGAGTTTTGGAACCTAGCACTTTGCGTTCATCCATGAAAAGGCTGCTCAGGAAGGCTGCCTTAAATTATGAGTAG
- a CDS encoding CusA/CzcA family heavy metal efflux RND transporter, which translates to MFDRLIHFSIHNKLIIGILTLALVAWGSYSLSRLPIDAVPDITTNQIVVYTVAPSLAASDIERLVSFPVEQSLATIPGREEVRSFSRFGLSVVTIVFEDKVDIYWARQQVGERLREAESQIPASIGRPEMAPVSTGLGEVYQYLVRAKPGFEKKYDARELRTIQDWIVRRQLLGTPGVADVASFGGQLKQFEIRLDPTRLRSLNVTTEQVYQAVSRNNQNAGGAYLDQKPTAYFIRTEGLAENAADLGNIVVRSTAGGMPVLVRDVADVRPGSAVRYGAMTRNGEGEVTGGIVLMLKGANANDVIKDVKTRMLTVEKSLPEGVAIDVYLDRSELVGRAIGTVKTNLIEGALIVLFVLVLFLGNWRAGLVVASVIPLAMLFAISMMRLFGVSGNLLSLGAIDFGLVVDGAVIIVEAIVHRLHGGQLRVPGNRLSTEQMNEETYHAASKIRSSAAFGEIIILIVYLPLLALVGIEGKMFRPMAQTVAFAIIGAFILSLTYVPMMSALALSRSTEVKRNFSDRMMSWLEARYRPVLEWALRRKAVVLTSAVALFVGALLLFRTLGGEFIPQLAEGDFAIELRTLTGSSLSYTVDRSLQAGTILQKQFPEVKEVVAKIGAAEIPTDPMPVEAADVMVILEKDQGKWTSAKTQEELAGKMAEALSVIPGVTFGFQQPIQMRFNELISGAKQDVVLKIYGEDLTQLASYAERAARLVRQVEGAEDVYVEQVTGLPQIVVKLDRNRLARFGLNAEDVNRTVQTAFAGQTAGQLFEQERRFDVVLRLAPELRQNIGNVRQLLVATPTGEQIPLEQVATVELQEGPNQIQRDDAKRRITVAFNVRGRDVESVVTELQGKVDRQLKFAPGYYTTYGGQFENLRQASERLSIAVPVALLLIFVLLFFTFKSLKQSVLIFTAIPLSAIGGVLALWLRGMPFSISAGVGFIALFGVAVLNGIVLIGYFNQLKEEGHTDLYRRILEGTQVRLRPVLMTATVASLGFLPMALSQSAGAEVQRPLATVVIGGLVTATLLTLLVLPVLYALSERKSEPKGEEKPRPTAAVPVSVLLLVLGGLLAAVPARAQGALTATQAVGQALQANGTVQAAQRSLEAQQALRRTSFDVGRTTILGTYGQVNSPLSDNVFSIGQSLALPGYYKAQAGLSQAQIGGREQQLAQVQAELRRQVRLSYERAVHARHRLRTLRGQDSIYTEFLRAAQLRFKAGEVARLEPANALIQQGETQNLLTQARADYAIAQRQLQALLQTTQPVAIADSILRLLPASGAAADTSVLAATPQARVLQQQIAERRAETRVEQAQGLPQVTVGYTNQSLRGTYEVDGQATTYGTGDRFQSVQAGVAIPLLRGPQKARVQAAKLQEQVATTTYQRYQAEAAAQLDELRLRLLEQQRRVQFYEQTGLPQAAVIVRLSQLAYKAGETTYSELLLNLERALTVRTAYLDAVLAHNQTAIDLDYLLGTAAQ; encoded by the coding sequence ATGTTTGACCGGCTGATTCATTTTTCCATTCACAACAAGCTCATTATCGGGATTCTGACCCTGGCCCTGGTGGCCTGGGGCAGCTACTCGTTGAGCCGGCTGCCGATTGACGCGGTGCCCGATATTACCACCAACCAGATTGTCGTTTATACGGTGGCTCCTTCGCTGGCTGCCAGCGACATTGAGCGCCTCGTGTCCTTCCCCGTCGAGCAGAGCCTGGCTACCATTCCCGGCCGGGAGGAAGTGCGCTCCTTTTCCCGCTTTGGCCTCTCGGTGGTTACCATCGTCTTCGAGGATAAAGTTGACATTTACTGGGCCCGCCAGCAGGTCGGGGAGCGCCTGCGCGAAGCCGAAAGCCAAATCCCGGCCAGCATCGGCCGGCCCGAAATGGCTCCGGTCAGTACTGGTCTGGGCGAAGTCTACCAGTACCTGGTACGCGCCAAGCCCGGCTTCGAGAAGAAGTACGACGCCCGCGAGCTGCGCACGATTCAGGACTGGATAGTGCGCCGGCAGCTGCTGGGCACCCCCGGCGTGGCCGACGTGGCCAGCTTCGGCGGCCAGCTCAAGCAGTTTGAAATCCGGCTGGACCCGACCCGCCTGCGCTCGTTGAACGTCACCACGGAACAGGTATATCAGGCCGTTTCGCGCAACAACCAGAACGCGGGCGGCGCTTACCTCGACCAGAAGCCCACGGCCTACTTTATCCGCACCGAAGGGCTGGCTGAAAACGCCGCCGACCTGGGCAACATCGTGGTGCGCAGCACGGCGGGCGGTATGCCGGTGCTGGTGCGCGACGTGGCCGACGTGCGCCCGGGCTCGGCCGTGCGCTACGGGGCCATGACCCGCAACGGGGAGGGCGAAGTGACCGGCGGCATCGTGCTCATGCTGAAAGGAGCCAACGCCAACGACGTGATTAAGGACGTGAAAACCCGGATGCTGACGGTGGAGAAATCCTTACCGGAGGGCGTGGCCATCGACGTGTACCTGGACCGCTCCGAGTTGGTAGGCCGCGCTATCGGCACGGTGAAAACCAACCTGATTGAGGGCGCTTTGATTGTGCTGTTCGTACTGGTGCTGTTTCTGGGCAACTGGCGGGCCGGGCTGGTAGTAGCCTCCGTTATTCCGCTGGCCATGCTGTTTGCCATCAGCATGATGCGCCTGTTCGGCGTGTCGGGCAACCTGCTCAGCCTGGGAGCCATCGACTTCGGGCTGGTCGTGGACGGGGCCGTGATTATCGTCGAAGCCATCGTGCACCGCCTGCACGGCGGGCAGCTGCGGGTCCCGGGCAACCGGCTCAGCACCGAGCAGATGAACGAGGAAACCTACCACGCGGCCAGTAAAATCCGCTCCTCGGCCGCCTTTGGCGAAATCATCATCCTGATTGTGTACCTGCCTCTGCTGGCGCTGGTGGGCATTGAGGGCAAGATGTTCCGGCCGATGGCCCAGACCGTGGCCTTCGCCATTATCGGGGCGTTCATCCTGAGTCTGACCTACGTGCCCATGATGTCGGCCCTGGCCTTGAGCCGCTCGACGGAAGTGAAGCGCAACTTCTCCGACCGGATGATGAGTTGGCTCGAAGCCCGTTACCGCCCGGTGCTGGAATGGGCGCTGCGCCGCAAAGCGGTGGTACTGACCTCGGCCGTGGCCCTGTTCGTCGGGGCGCTGCTGCTGTTCCGCACCCTGGGCGGGGAGTTTATCCCGCAGCTGGCCGAAGGAGATTTTGCCATTGAACTGCGCACGCTCACCGGCTCCTCCTTGAGCTACACCGTGGACCGGAGCCTGCAGGCCGGAACAATCCTGCAGAAGCAGTTTCCCGAAGTCAAGGAGGTGGTGGCCAAAATCGGGGCGGCCGAGATACCCACCGACCCCATGCCTGTGGAAGCGGCCGACGTGATGGTTATCCTAGAAAAAGACCAGGGCAAGTGGACTTCCGCCAAAACGCAGGAAGAGCTGGCCGGCAAGATGGCCGAAGCGCTGAGCGTGATTCCGGGCGTAACCTTCGGCTTTCAGCAGCCTATACAGATGCGTTTCAACGAGCTGATTTCGGGGGCTAAGCAGGATGTGGTCCTGAAAATCTACGGCGAAGACCTCACCCAGCTGGCTTCCTACGCCGAGCGGGCCGCCCGCCTGGTGCGCCAGGTGGAAGGGGCCGAAGACGTGTACGTGGAGCAGGTCACGGGCCTGCCGCAAATCGTGGTCAAGCTCGACCGCAACCGCCTGGCCCGCTTTGGCTTGAATGCGGAGGACGTGAACCGCACGGTGCAAACGGCCTTTGCCGGCCAGACCGCCGGGCAGCTCTTCGAGCAGGAGCGCCGCTTTGATGTGGTGCTGCGCTTGGCTCCGGAGCTGCGCCAGAACATCGGTAACGTGCGCCAGCTGCTGGTGGCCACGCCCACCGGCGAGCAGATTCCCCTGGAGCAGGTTGCCACGGTGGAGCTGCAAGAAGGCCCCAACCAGATTCAGCGCGACGACGCCAAGCGCCGCATCACGGTGGCCTTCAACGTGCGGGGCCGCGACGTGGAAAGCGTTGTGACCGAGCTGCAGGGCAAAGTGGACCGGCAGCTGAAGTTCGCGCCCGGCTACTACACCACCTACGGCGGCCAGTTCGAGAACCTGCGCCAGGCCTCCGAGCGGCTCAGCATTGCCGTGCCGGTGGCCCTGCTACTGATTTTCGTGCTCCTGTTTTTCACCTTCAAGTCACTGAAACAGTCAGTGCTCATTTTCACGGCCATTCCATTGTCGGCCATCGGCGGGGTGCTGGCCCTGTGGCTGCGGGGCATGCCCTTCAGCATCTCGGCCGGCGTGGGCTTCATTGCCCTCTTCGGGGTGGCCGTGCTCAACGGCATCGTGCTCATCGGCTACTTCAACCAACTCAAAGAGGAAGGCCACACCGACCTTTACCGGCGCATTCTGGAAGGCACGCAGGTACGCCTGCGGCCGGTGCTGATGACGGCTACCGTGGCCTCATTGGGCTTCCTGCCAATGGCCCTGTCGCAGTCAGCGGGGGCCGAAGTGCAGCGCCCGCTGGCCACCGTCGTCATCGGCGGGCTGGTAACGGCCACGCTGCTCACCCTGCTGGTGCTGCCGGTGCTCTACGCCCTGTCCGAGCGCAAGTCCGAACCGAAGGGAGAAGAGAAGCCGCGGCCGACGGCTGCCGTACCGGTTTCGGTGCTGCTGCTCGTGCTGGGGGGCTTGCTTGCCGCCGTGCCCGCCCGGGCGCAGGGTGCGCTTACCGCCACCCAGGCCGTAGGGCAGGCGTTGCAGGCCAACGGCACGGTGCAGGCGGCCCAACGCTCCCTGGAAGCCCAACAGGCCCTGCGCCGAACTTCCTTTGACGTAGGCCGCACCACGATTCTGGGCACCTACGGGCAAGTCAACTCCCCGCTGTCCGACAACGTGTTTAGCATCGGCCAGTCGCTGGCGTTGCCGGGCTACTACAAAGCCCAGGCGGGGTTGAGCCAGGCCCAGATTGGGGGCCGGGAGCAGCAGTTGGCGCAAGTGCAGGCCGAGCTGCGCCGGCAGGTGCGCCTGAGCTACGAGCGGGCCGTACACGCCCGCCACCGGCTGCGCACGCTGCGCGGGCAGGACAGCATCTACACCGAATTCCTGCGCGCCGCGCAGCTGCGCTTCAAAGCCGGGGAAGTCGCCCGCCTGGAGCCGGCCAACGCCCTGATTCAGCAGGGAGAGACGCAAAACCTGCTCACCCAGGCCCGGGCCGACTACGCCATTGCCCAGCGCCAGCTACAGGCCCTGCTGCAAACCACGCAGCCGGTCGCCATTGCCGATAGTATCCTGCGCCTGCTGCCTGCCTCCGGAGCCGCGGCTGACACGTCGGTACTGGCCGCTACGCCCCAAGCCCGGGTATTGCAGCAGCAGATTGCCGAGCGCCGGGCCGAAACCCGCGTGGAGCAGGCCCAAGGGCTGCCGCAAGTGACGGTGGGCTATACCAATCAGTCGCTGCGGGGCACCTACGAGGTGGACGGGCAGGCTACGACCTACGGCACCGGCGACCGGTTCCAGAGCGTGCAGGCCGGGGTGGCCATTCCGCTGCTGCGCGGCCCGCAGAAGGCACGGGTACAGGCGGCCAAATTGCAGGAGCAGGTTGCTACGACGACGTATCAGCGCTACCAGGCCGAAGCCGCCGCCCAGCTCGATGAGCTGCGCCTACGCCTGCTGGAGCAGCAGCGCCGGGTGCAGTTCTACGAGCAAACCGGCCTGCCCCAGGCGGCCGTTATCGTGCGCCTGAGCCAACTGGCCTATAAAGCTGGTGAAACCACCTATTCCGAGTTGCTGCTGAACCTGGAACGCGCCCTGACTGTGCGCACGGCCTACCTCGATGCCGTGCTGGCGCACAACCAAACCGCCATTGACCTGGACTACCTGCTGGGCACAGCAGCCCAGTAA
- a CDS encoding metal-sensing transcriptional repressor, whose protein sequence is MLPKDLTRDLKSRLNMLAGQLQGIGKMLDAENIEPDQVLVQFKAVTNGLSSAEHLLLDEVFRKGLALQIVDVVGACPGDCQDAGRIEELRQQFPTLSEGELTQKMQELREIGGRLEQHNAGRDKISEEKA, encoded by the coding sequence ATGCTCCCCAAAGACCTTACCCGCGACCTGAAAAGCCGCCTGAACATGCTCGCCGGCCAGCTGCAGGGCATCGGCAAAATGCTGGACGCGGAAAACATCGAGCCCGACCAGGTGCTGGTGCAGTTTAAGGCCGTGACTAACGGGTTGAGTAGCGCTGAGCACCTGCTGCTGGACGAAGTGTTCCGCAAGGGCCTGGCCTTGCAAATCGTGGACGTGGTGGGGGCCTGCCCCGGCGACTGCCAGGACGCCGGGCGCATTGAGGAGCTGCGGCAGCAGTTTCCTACCCTCAGCGAAGGCGAGTTAACGCAGAAAATGCAGGAGTTGCGCGAGATTGGCGGGCGGCTGGAGCAGCACAACGCGGGCCGGGATAAAATAAGCGAGGAAAAAGCTTGA
- a CDS encoding DUF6660 family protein: MRLLSLFFACYFAFLSCMTCTDEVAVCQDQAQTTVAAATHSDCSSDALGDWCSPLCQCHCCGGVVVTLPGMAVAAYPQLVEWGTSPQHGRLIVGAPTRALGSVWQPPQA, translated from the coding sequence ATGCGCCTGCTCAGCCTGTTTTTCGCCTGCTACTTCGCGTTCCTCTCCTGCATGACCTGCACGGACGAGGTAGCCGTGTGCCAGGACCAGGCCCAGACAACGGTGGCAGCGGCTACGCATTCGGACTGCAGCTCCGACGCCTTGGGTGACTGGTGTTCGCCGCTCTGCCAGTGCCACTGCTGCGGCGGGGTGGTGGTTACACTGCCAGGCATGGCCGTAGCTGCTTACCCCCAGTTGGTGGAGTGGGGCACCAGCCCCCAGCACGGCCGGCTGATAGTGGGTGCCCCGACGCGGGCCCTCGGTTCTGTGTGGCAGCCGCCCCAGGCCTAA
- a CDS encoding replication initiation protein, translated as MAAPESTVPIEIRQHNALTTARYEMSACEMDIVFSLLSKLTKQDKAGTIYEIRVQELMEMTGRTWNYKQLLESTENLNSRVYHIETGKTLLQVSLLASALYRKGEGTIELEISERMRPFLIDLKSNFTSYRLQAAFSLSSKYAKRIYQLASQWKDIGETKTYSLDEFKGMLKLKDPAGKEPEQYAQISSLQKYVLDVATTQINEHTDLRIKYELLKKGRSFQSIKFYVNTQVPQQLPIPFELEADDAKVQLARKHLETLGVQEPKLVQDILQSPKHVDALFAFIYKLKTDKIKATKNPGGLFLKMQGLR; from the coding sequence ATGGCCGCGCCCGAATCCACCGTCCCGATAGAAATTCGGCAGCATAATGCGCTGACGACGGCCCGCTACGAGATGAGTGCCTGCGAGATGGACATCGTATTTTCGCTGCTTTCCAAGCTCACCAAGCAGGATAAGGCCGGTACCATTTATGAAATCCGGGTGCAGGAGCTCATGGAGATGACGGGCCGGACCTGGAACTACAAGCAGCTGCTCGAATCCACCGAGAACCTCAACAGCCGCGTCTACCACATCGAGACCGGCAAAACCCTGCTGCAGGTGAGCCTACTGGCTTCGGCCCTGTACCGCAAGGGTGAGGGCACTATCGAGCTGGAGATATCCGAGCGCATGCGGCCCTTCCTGATTGACCTGAAGAGCAACTTCACGTCTTACCGCCTACAGGCGGCTTTCAGCCTGTCGAGCAAGTATGCCAAGCGCATCTACCAGTTGGCCTCGCAGTGGAAGGACATCGGGGAAACCAAGACCTACTCCCTGGATGAGTTCAAGGGCATGCTCAAGCTCAAGGACCCGGCGGGTAAAGAGCCCGAGCAGTACGCCCAGATTTCCTCGCTGCAGAAGTACGTGCTCGACGTGGCCACGACGCAGATAAACGAGCACACCGACCTGCGCATCAAGTACGAGCTGCTGAAGAAGGGACGCTCCTTCCAAAGCATTAAGTTCTACGTCAACACCCAGGTGCCGCAGCAGCTGCCCATCCCCTTCGAGCTGGAGGCCGATGATGCCAAGGTGCAGCTGGCCCGCAAGCACCTTGAAACCCTGGGCGTTCAGGAGCCCAAGCTGGTGCAGGACATTTTGCAGTCTCCTAAGCACGTGGATGCTTTGTTTGCCTTCATCTACAAGCTGAAGACCGATAAAATTAAGGCCACCAAGAATCCCGGGGGCCTGTTCCTGAAAATGCAGGGCCTGCGATAG
- a CDS encoding glutaredoxin has product MKRIVEVFTAGCPLCSPVVELVKSTACSSCDVITHNLTETEAGNPALRRARLLGVQSLPAVAVNGTLLACCQGAGITKEALAAAGIGQAA; this is encoded by the coding sequence ATGAAGCGCATCGTAGAAGTATTTACCGCTGGCTGCCCGCTGTGCAGTCCCGTGGTGGAATTGGTGAAAAGCACGGCCTGCAGCAGCTGCGACGTCATCACCCACAACCTCACCGAAACCGAGGCCGGCAACCCTGCTCTGCGCCGGGCCCGGCTGCTGGGCGTGCAATCCCTGCCCGCCGTGGCCGTGAACGGCACCCTGCTTGCCTGCTGCCAGGGCGCCGGCATCACCAAAGAAGCATTAGCAGCCGCCGGCATCGGCCAAGCGGCCTAG
- a CDS encoding YnfA family protein: MSYLQPLFLFFIAGLCEIGGGYLMWQWLKADRPAWMGLLGAVLLVVYGWVATWQSTSFGKTYAVYGGVFVVMSIAWAWYFDGFRPDRFDVLGGTIVLLGLAVILFWPRS; encoded by the coding sequence ATGAGCTACCTCCAGCCCTTGTTCCTTTTCTTTATCGCCGGCCTCTGCGAAATCGGCGGCGGCTACCTGATGTGGCAGTGGCTCAAGGCCGACCGTCCGGCCTGGATGGGGCTGCTGGGGGCCGTGCTGCTCGTCGTGTACGGGTGGGTCGCCACCTGGCAGTCCACGTCCTTCGGCAAAACCTACGCCGTGTACGGGGGCGTTTTCGTCGTCATGTCGATTGCCTGGGCCTGGTACTTCGATGGCTTCCGGCCCGACCGGTTCGATGTGCTGGGCGGAACCATCGTGCTGCTGGGACTGGCCGTCATCTTGTTCTGGCCCCGTTCGTAA